From the Bdellovibrio reynosensis genome, one window contains:
- a CDS encoding cation:proton antiporter — protein sequence MQLVLWLVVGLVLGPSLLGITMPAFFKPLSSLAGALFLALAGWELRFLDFKNNKNFYAKVFVGTFIFPFFFSYFCFQQNYFIGLALAISALPITIQILKEKDLYETDLARKTVTLASLVDICAWAGMAFLIPASDLRSWILSHWVVLAFFAGIILGHFFNRAKNMRAISLQKWLLAPLFFAALGWQIDLKSSFSFKEFASLFLVAIFVKLVGTYVTARWSGESHREALNLASLLNARGAMEIIAANFAYNAGLINATTLSSLVLIGITTSFIAVILVKKT from the coding sequence ATGCAATTGGTGTTGTGGCTAGTGGTGGGTTTGGTATTAGGTCCCTCGCTGCTTGGTATAACCATGCCTGCCTTCTTTAAGCCCTTATCATCCTTAGCCGGTGCATTGTTCTTAGCATTGGCTGGTTGGGAACTGCGGTTTCTAGATTTCAAGAACAACAAAAACTTCTATGCAAAGGTTTTCGTTGGCACTTTTATTTTTCCTTTCTTTTTTTCTTATTTTTGTTTTCAGCAAAATTATTTCATTGGCCTTGCTTTAGCGATTTCGGCCCTACCTATAACGATTCAAATTCTTAAAGAAAAAGATCTGTATGAAACTGACCTTGCAAGAAAAACCGTCACACTAGCAAGCCTCGTTGATATTTGTGCCTGGGCCGGGATGGCTTTTTTAATCCCCGCAAGCGACCTTCGTTCTTGGATATTATCTCACTGGGTGGTTTTGGCATTTTTCGCCGGGATCATCCTAGGGCATTTCTTTAATCGCGCAAAAAATATGCGAGCAATCTCATTGCAGAAATGGCTTCTCGCACCCTTGTTTTTTGCGGCCTTAGGATGGCAAATAGATCTTAAATCTTCATTTTCCTTTAAAGAATTTGCGAGTCTATTTTTGGTAGCCATTTTTGTAAAATTAGTTGGAACTTATGTCACTGCAAGATGGAGCGGTGAAAGCCACCGAGAGGCCCTTAACTTAGCATCTCTTTTAAATGCCCGCGGAGCCATGGAAATTATTGCTGCAAACTTTGCCTATAATGCAGGTTTAATCAACGCTACCACTCTTTCAAGTTTGGTTT